One segment of Yersinia kristensenii DNA contains the following:
- the fhuB gene encoding Fe(3+)-hydroxamate ABC transporter permease FhuB: MMTNTPRKSWLLPISLLGLLLILAVVLTLHNFSQTLPAPLWGTALWQPDGDDVRQMLFHYSQLPRLAVALLTGAGLGLVGVLFQQVLRNPLAEPATLGVAAGAQLGLTIATLWMLPGGELTRQLAAMAGGITIGVLVFGVAWGKRMSPVTLILAGLVLGLYCSAVSNLLALFNYDQLQGLFLWSSGALNQQDWSTVQFLLPRLLITGVLAALLIRPLTLLGLDDGVARNLGLGLSLARLSALGIAILFSAMLVNAVGVIGFIGLFSPLLAKVLGARRLSQRLILAPVLGALLLWVTDQGLIWLAQVWQEIPTGAATALIGAPLLLWLLPRLHSATAPSIDFGDHVPAERQHLGLWVSAGLLILLAGLMVALMFGRDSHGWNWIRGDDIQALLHWRWPRVFAALAAGMMLAVAGTLIQKLTGNPMASPEVLGISSGASFGVVIMMFIVPGNALAWLLPAGSLGAAATLLLILVVAGRGGFSPGRMLLAGIALSTAFTTVITMLLASGDPRMRGLLTWISGSTYAVDAPQALSTGAIALILMALAPLCRRWLMILPLGSVTARALGVALAPSRLAILLLAATMTAAATLTVGPLSFVGLMAPHMARMLGFRRAIPQLFIAAILGGLLMVFADWCGRMLLFPNQIPAGLLATFIGAPYFVYLLRKQGR; this comes from the coding sequence ATGATGACAAATACCCCGCGTAAAAGTTGGCTTCTGCCTATCAGCCTACTTGGCTTATTGCTGATTTTGGCGGTGGTGCTGACACTGCACAATTTTAGCCAGACATTACCGGCTCCGCTCTGGGGCACTGCGTTATGGCAACCCGACGGCGATGACGTGCGCCAAATGTTATTCCATTACAGCCAACTTCCCCGCTTGGCAGTGGCACTGCTAACCGGTGCCGGATTAGGGTTGGTGGGGGTTTTGTTCCAGCAAGTATTGCGAAATCCATTGGCTGAACCCGCCACCTTGGGTGTCGCCGCAGGGGCGCAGCTTGGTCTAACCATTGCGACGTTGTGGATGCTGCCCGGCGGTGAACTGACCCGCCAACTGGCAGCAATGGCCGGTGGTATTACTATTGGCGTGCTGGTATTTGGCGTGGCTTGGGGCAAGCGAATGTCGCCGGTGACACTGATACTGGCGGGGTTGGTTCTCGGCCTTTACTGTAGTGCAGTCAGCAATCTGCTGGCGTTATTTAATTATGACCAACTGCAAGGGTTGTTCCTGTGGAGTAGCGGCGCTCTGAATCAACAAGATTGGAGCACGGTACAGTTTTTGCTACCTCGTTTGCTGATAACCGGCGTATTGGCGGCTTTATTGATTCGCCCATTAACCTTGCTCGGGCTGGATGATGGTGTCGCCCGTAATTTAGGGTTAGGGCTATCATTGGCTCGGCTTAGTGCGCTGGGGATAGCAATCTTGTTTAGTGCAATGTTGGTTAATGCGGTCGGTGTCATTGGTTTTATTGGTCTTTTTTCTCCGCTGTTGGCAAAGGTTTTGGGCGCTCGTCGGTTATCGCAGCGCCTAATATTGGCACCGGTATTAGGCGCATTGTTGTTGTGGGTAACGGACCAAGGGCTCATCTGGTTGGCACAAGTCTGGCAAGAAATTCCGACCGGTGCCGCCACCGCGCTGATTGGCGCACCGCTACTATTATGGTTGTTGCCCCGCTTACACAGCGCAACGGCACCGAGTATAGATTTTGGCGATCATGTTCCCGCTGAGCGGCAACATTTGGGTCTCTGGGTCAGTGCTGGCTTACTGATACTGCTTGCCGGTTTGATGGTAGCGCTGATGTTTGGTCGTGATAGCCATGGCTGGAATTGGATTCGCGGTGATGATATCCAGGCATTATTACATTGGCGCTGGCCGCGAGTATTCGCTGCATTGGCGGCGGGTATGATGTTGGCGGTTGCGGGCACATTAATTCAAAAGCTGACGGGCAATCCGATGGCCAGCCCCGAGGTATTGGGGATCAGCTCCGGTGCATCTTTCGGTGTCGTGATTATGATGTTTATTGTGCCAGGCAATGCACTGGCCTGGTTGTTACCCGCGGGGAGTTTGGGCGCGGCCGCGACATTATTGCTGATTCTGGTGGTTGCAGGGCGAGGAGGGTTCTCTCCCGGTAGAATGTTATTGGCGGGAATTGCATTGAGCACTGCCTTTACCACGGTCATTACTATGTTACTAGCAAGCGGCGATCCCCGTATGCGCGGTTTGCTGACATGGATTTCTGGCTCCACCTATGCCGTTGATGCTCCACAAGCATTGAGCACCGGTGCCATCGCCCTGATTTTGATGGCATTAGCACCACTGTGCCGCCGTTGGTTAATGATTTTACCATTGGGAAGTGTGACAGCCAGAGCATTAGGTGTGGCGCTAGCGCCTAGTCGGCTAGCCATCTTGTTACTGGCAGCCACCATGACAGCGGCTGCTACATTGACGGTCGGGCCATTAAGTTTTGTTGGTCTGATGGCACCTCATATGGCTCGTATGCTGGGCTTCCGCCGAGCTATTCCGCAGTTATTTATCGCGGCTATTTTAGGTGGCTTATTGATGGTATTTGCTGATTGGTGCGGCCGGATGCTGCTATTCCCAAATCAGATCCCTGCCGGATTGTTAGCGACGTTTATTGGCGCGCCATATTTTGTTTATTTATTGCGTAAGCAAGGGCGATAA
- the fhuD gene encoding Fe(3+)-hydroxamate ABC transporter substrate-binding protein FhuD, with protein MKMHFPIAAVRPNLTRRRLLTALALSPLLYSLPGWAVNPPKIAVRGGVAVDRIVALEWLPAELLLALGVTPYGVADTHNYRLWVEEPALPASVIDVGQRTEPNLELLQQMAPSLILMSEGFGPSPEKLAPIAPSMSFAFSQQGSSPLAVGKSSLRALGQRLGLEAAAEQHIADFNHFMQVARQRIFNAQNTSLLMFSLLDARHALVIGQGSLFQDVLNELNIKNAWQGETNFWGSAVVGIERLATVKPGRAMCFVQGNSEILQQVTRTPLWQSMSFVRQNQLQILPAVWFYGATLSAMRFVRLLESAWDKS; from the coding sequence ATGAAAATGCATTTCCCCATAGCTGCGGTGCGGCCGAACCTGACTCGGCGTAGATTGCTCACCGCGTTAGCCTTATCGCCATTATTATATTCATTGCCCGGATGGGCGGTGAATCCCCCTAAAATTGCTGTTCGCGGGGGCGTTGCTGTGGATAGGATCGTTGCTCTGGAATGGTTGCCCGCTGAATTATTGCTGGCGCTGGGGGTCACGCCGTACGGTGTGGCTGATACTCATAATTACCGGTTATGGGTCGAAGAACCGGCATTACCTGCCAGTGTTATTGATGTCGGCCAGCGCACAGAACCTAATTTGGAATTGCTGCAACAAATGGCGCCGTCATTGATTCTGATGTCCGAGGGTTTTGGCCCCTCACCAGAGAAACTCGCGCCTATCGCCCCATCGATGAGTTTTGCTTTTAGCCAACAGGGGAGTTCACCGCTCGCCGTCGGTAAAAGTTCATTGCGTGCATTAGGCCAGCGGCTGGGGTTAGAAGCCGCTGCTGAACAGCATATCGCCGATTTTAACCATTTTATGCAAGTTGCTCGCCAGCGGATATTTAATGCCCAAAATACATCATTATTGATGTTTTCTCTGTTGGATGCTCGCCACGCGTTGGTCATCGGCCAAGGTAGTCTGTTCCAGGATGTATTAAACGAATTGAATATTAAAAATGCCTGGCAGGGTGAAACTAATTTTTGGGGCAGTGCGGTGGTGGGTATCGAACGTTTAGCAACGGTAAAACCGGGGCGGGCTATGTGCTTCGTCCAGGGTAATAGTGAAATACTACAACAGGTTACCCGTACACCACTATGGCAATCCATGTCATTCGTGCGTCAAAATCAATTACAGATACTGCCCGCAGTATGGTTCTATGGCGCAACATTGTCCGCCATGCGATTCGTGCGCTTATTAGAATCGGCGTGGGATAAATCCTGA
- the fhuC gene encoding Fe3+-hydroxamate ABC transporter ATP-binding protein FhuC → MDQQASQSSVFSLRELSFSVPGRILLQPLSLTFPQGKVCGLIGHNGSGKSTLLKMLGRHQPPASGEVLLNGVPLPQWDNKAFAREVAYLPQQLPAAEGMAVRELVAMGRYPWHGALGRFRQEDREQVEEAIAQVDLKPLANRLVDSLSGGERQRAWLAMMVAQNSRCLLLDEPTSALDIAHQVEVLGLIQRLSRERGLTVIAVLHDINMAARYCDHLVALRGGEMIAQGPADSLMQGAVLEQIYGIPMGILPHPAGGAPVSFVY, encoded by the coding sequence TTGGACCAACAGGCAAGCCAATCCAGCGTGTTTTCACTCCGTGAGTTGAGTTTTTCGGTTCCTGGCCGAATTTTATTGCAACCCTTGTCACTGACCTTTCCACAGGGGAAAGTCTGTGGACTTATCGGCCATAATGGTTCCGGTAAATCGACACTTTTAAAAATGCTGGGCCGCCACCAACCGCCTGCCAGTGGCGAGGTGTTGCTCAATGGTGTGCCATTACCCCAGTGGGACAACAAAGCGTTTGCCCGTGAAGTGGCTTATTTGCCACAGCAATTACCGGCAGCGGAAGGAATGGCTGTGCGTGAGCTGGTGGCGATGGGTCGTTACCCATGGCATGGTGCGCTAGGGCGTTTTCGTCAAGAAGACCGCGAGCAGGTGGAAGAGGCTATTGCGCAGGTGGATTTAAAACCACTGGCGAACCGGTTGGTCGACAGTTTATCCGGCGGCGAGCGCCAACGTGCCTGGTTGGCGATGATGGTGGCACAAAATAGCCGCTGCCTGTTACTCGACGAACCGACCTCAGCGCTGGATATTGCTCATCAGGTTGAAGTCTTGGGGCTGATTCAGCGTCTTAGCCGTGAGCGCGGTTTGACCGTCATTGCGGTATTGCACGATATTAATATGGCAGCCCGCTATTGTGATCATTTAGTGGCATTACGCGGGGGCGAGATGATAGCGCAAGGCCCGGCGGACAGCCTGATGCAGGGCGCGGTATTGGAGCAAATTTACGGTATTCCTATGGGAATATTGCCGCATCCAGCCGGTGGTGCGCCGGTAAGTTTCGTGTATTGA
- the mrcB gene encoding bifunctional glycosyl transferase/transpeptidase has protein sequence MSGDDREPIGRKGKKAQPKATPKRPLRRRRDEDEYEEDYLDDEDHDDDDYDDDEEEPMPRKVASRPPRKKRRWLGLFIKLFLVGAVVLAIYGVYLDSQIRSRIDGKVWQLPAAVYGRMVSLEPGMSYSKKEMIDLLEGMQYRQVTRMTRPGEFTVQGDSIDILRRPFDFPDAKEGQIRARLVFKNDSLAQIQNLDNQRDFGFLRLDPKLITMLQSPNGEQRLFVPRAGFPDLLVDTLLATEDRHFYEHDGISPYSIGRAMLANLTAGKAVQGGSTLTQQLVKNLFLTNERSLWRKANEAYMALLVDYRYSKDRILELYLNEVYLGQSGSDQIRGFPLASLYYFGRPVNELSLDQQAMLVGMVKGASLYNPWRNPTLALERRNLVLRLLQNQGVIDAELYTMLSARPLGVQPKGGVITPQPAFMQMVRQELQQKLGDKINDLSGVKIFTTLDPVSQDAAEKAIEDGIPALKAARHLDDLEAAMVIVDRFSGEVRAMVGGAQPQFAGFNRAMQARRLVGSLAKPPTYLTALSEPDKYRLNTWLADQPLSIKLPNGSSWQPKNYDRQFRGQVMLIDGLANSLNVPTVNLGMSVGLDQISAMLQRLGIPKNVINPVPAMLLGAIDLTPVEVAQEYQTIASGGNRAPLSAVRSVIAEDGTVLYQSFPQAERMVPAQAAYLTLYAMQQGVARGTSRSLSVKFSKYNLAAKTGTTNDLRDSWFAGIDGKEVAIAWVGRDNNGPAKLTGANGALTLYRRYLENQTPLPLVLQPPEGISQMNIDSAGNFVCGDGGGMRSIPVWTENPQGLCQAAQPAEQAKPDGDGVAGWIKDMFGQ, from the coding sequence ATGTCTGGGGATGACCGCGAGCCAATAGGGCGCAAGGGCAAAAAAGCCCAACCCAAAGCTACACCAAAACGGCCATTGCGCCGGCGGCGTGATGAAGATGAATATGAAGAAGACTATTTAGATGACGAAGACCACGACGATGATGATTATGATGATGACGAGGAAGAACCGATGCCAAGAAAGGTAGCATCACGTCCCCCGCGCAAAAAACGCCGTTGGCTTGGGTTATTCATCAAACTGTTCCTGGTGGGCGCAGTGGTGTTGGCAATTTATGGGGTCTATCTCGATTCGCAAATCCGCAGCCGGATTGATGGCAAGGTTTGGCAACTGCCCGCCGCCGTCTATGGCCGCATGGTGAGCCTTGAGCCGGGAATGTCCTACAGCAAGAAAGAAATGATCGATTTGCTGGAAGGAATGCAATACCGCCAGGTCACTCGGATGACTCGCCCTGGCGAGTTTACCGTGCAGGGCGACAGCATTGATATTTTGCGCCGCCCGTTTGATTTCCCTGATGCGAAAGAAGGTCAAATCCGCGCGCGTTTGGTGTTTAAAAATGACAGTTTGGCGCAAATCCAAAACCTGGATAATCAGCGTGACTTCGGTTTCCTGCGTCTTGATCCCAAGCTGATCACCATGTTGCAATCTCCTAATGGTGAGCAGCGCTTGTTTGTGCCGCGTGCTGGCTTCCCTGATTTGCTGGTCGATACCTTGCTGGCAACAGAAGATCGCCATTTCTATGAGCATGATGGTATCAGCCCGTATTCTATTGGCCGCGCGATGCTGGCTAACCTCACTGCCGGTAAGGCGGTGCAGGGCGGCAGTACCTTGACGCAGCAATTGGTTAAAAACCTGTTCCTGACTAACGAGCGTTCACTGTGGCGTAAAGCCAACGAGGCCTATATGGCTCTGCTGGTGGACTACCGTTACAGCAAAGACCGGATCCTGGAACTGTATTTGAACGAAGTATATCTCGGCCAAAGTGGCAGTGATCAGATTCGCGGTTTCCCTTTGGCGAGCCTGTATTACTTTGGCCGTCCGGTGAATGAGCTGAGCCTCGATCAGCAAGCTATGCTGGTGGGAATGGTAAAAGGGGCGTCGCTGTATAACCCGTGGCGTAACCCGACTCTGGCACTTGAGCGCCGTAATCTGGTGCTGCGCTTGTTGCAGAATCAGGGGGTAATTGATGCCGAGCTGTACACTATGCTCAGCGCCCGGCCATTGGGTGTGCAGCCGAAAGGCGGGGTAATCACCCCACAGCCGGCATTTATGCAGATGGTGCGCCAAGAGTTACAGCAGAAGCTGGGCGACAAAATTAACGATTTGTCCGGCGTGAAAATCTTCACCACCCTCGATCCGGTTTCACAGGATGCGGCAGAAAAAGCCATCGAAGATGGGATTCCAGCGCTAAAAGCGGCGCGCCATCTGGATGATTTGGAAGCGGCGATGGTGATTGTCGACCGTTTCAGTGGAGAAGTTCGTGCTATGGTCGGGGGCGCGCAGCCGCAATTTGCTGGCTTTAACCGCGCGATGCAGGCTCGCCGTTTAGTGGGGTCACTCGCCAAACCACCGACCTATCTGACTGCCCTGAGTGAGCCGGATAAATACCGCCTGAATACCTGGCTGGCGGACCAACCGCTGTCGATTAAATTACCCAACGGCTCATCATGGCAGCCGAAAAACTATGATCGTCAGTTCCGTGGTCAGGTGATGCTAATTGATGGTTTGGCAAACTCGCTGAACGTGCCGACGGTAAATCTGGGGATGTCTGTCGGGCTGGATCAAATAAGTGCCATGCTGCAACGTTTGGGCATTCCGAAAAATGTGATTAACCCGGTTCCGGCGATGTTACTGGGGGCGATTGACTTGACTCCGGTGGAAGTGGCGCAGGAATATCAGACTATCGCCAGTGGTGGGAATCGCGCGCCATTGTCCGCCGTGCGCTCGGTAATTGCTGAAGATGGCACTGTACTGTATCAGAGCTTCCCGCAGGCGGAGCGCATGGTACCGGCACAGGCAGCTTATTTGACCCTTTACGCCATGCAGCAAGGGGTCGCCCGCGGGACATCTCGTTCATTATCAGTGAAATTCTCAAAATACAATCTGGCCGCCAAAACCGGTACCACCAATGACTTGCGTGATAGCTGGTTTGCCGGTATTGATGGCAAAGAAGTGGCGATTGCTTGGGTGGGGCGCGACAATAATGGCCCAGCCAAGTTGACCGGTGCTAACGGTGCGCTGACCTTGTATCGCCGCTATCTTGAGAATCAAACCCCATTGCCGCTGGTATTGCAGCCACCGGAAGGGATTAGCCAGATGAATATTGATTCGGCTGGTAATTTTGTCTGTGGTGATGGCGGCGGTATGCGCTCAATCCCTGTTTGGACAGAAAATCCACAAGGATTGTGCCAAGCCGCTCAACCTGCGGAACAAGCTAAACCTGATGGCGATGGTGTTGCGGGTTGGATCAAAGACATGTTCGGCCAGTAA